A DNA window from Zingiber officinale cultivar Zhangliang chromosome 3A, Zo_v1.1, whole genome shotgun sequence contains the following coding sequences:
- the LOC122051607 gene encoding organic cation/carnitine transporter 7-like isoform X2, translating to MIGDGVSSFTMDDALLSIGFGKFQALVLCYAGMGWISEAMEMMLLSFVGPAVQLEWNLSPQQESFITSVVFAGMLLGAYSWGIISDIHGRRTGFLFTALVTSGAGFLSSFAPNYLSLLLSRFMVGIGLGGGPVLASWFLEFIPAPHRGKWMVIFSAFWTIGTIFEASIAWAIMPRFGWRWLLAFSSLPSFLLLLFYVVTPESPRYLCMKGQICDAMQVLEQMARANSKGMPLGMLISDNQEMELEEITDHSEATHLVEIENGTNGSSDKDTDTKNEGISALRRLLSQKLIRTTLLLWMVFFGNAFSYYGIVLLTSELSNGNRICAAKVTESNQTTNDNLYKDVLITSFAEIPGLILSAAIVDRIGRKLSMSSMLFVSCVVLIPLLFAQTEELTTALLFCARISISASFTIVYIYAPEIYPTSVRTSGIGIASSVGRIGGITCPLVAVGLVHGCHQSAAVLLFELVIFLSGIAVCLFPFETSGRNLSDSTPS from the exons ATG ATTGGCGATGGGGTCTCTTCATTTACCATGGATGACGCCCTTCTATCCATTGGGTTTGGCAAATTCCAGGCACTGGTGCTTTGCTACGCGGGAATGGGTTGGATCTCAGAAGCCATGGAGATGATGCTCCTCTCTTTTGTTGGGCCAGCTGTTCAGTTGGAGTGGAATCTTTCTCCTCAGCAGGAGAGCTTCATCACCAGCGTCGTATTTGCTGGTATGCTCCTAGGTGCTTACAGTTGGGGCATAATTTCTGACATCCACGGAAGGAG GACAGGTTTTCTTTTCACAGCTCTAGTAACTAGTGGAGCTGGTTTTCTTAGTTCTTTCGCTCCCAATTATTTATCTTTACTTCTTTCACGGTTTATGGTTGGGATTGGATTGGGTGGTGGGCCTGTGCTTGCTTCATGGTTCCTGGAGTTTATTCCTGCTCCACACAGAGGTAAATGGATGGTCATCTTTTCAGCCTTTTGGACGATTGGCACAATATTTGAAGCTTCAATTGCATGG GCCATTATGCCCAGATTTGGATGGAGGTGGTTGCTAGCTTTTTCATCCTTACCATCTTTTCTTCTGCTCCTATTTTACGTTGTCACCCCCGAGTCGCCAAGGTACCTTTGCATGAAAGGACAAATCTGCGACGCTATGCAGGTTTTGGAACAGATGGCCAGAGCGAACAGCAAGGGAATGCCTTTGGGCATGCTTATCTCCGATAACCAAGAAATGGAATTAGAGGAAATAACTGATCATTCTGAAGCCACACATCTAGTTGAAATTGAAAATGGGACTAATGGCAGCTCCGATAAGGATACTGATACAAAAAATGAAGGTATCAGTGCTCTAAGGAGACTTCTATCGCAAAAATTAATCAGAACAACTCTTCTTCTATGGATGGTTTTCTTTGGAAATGCATTCTCCTATTACGGTATTGTACTGCTGACATCCGAGTTAAGTAATGGAAATAGGATCTGTGCAGCGAAAGTCACCGAGTCAAACCAAACAACTAACGATAACCTCTACAAAGACGTGCTTATCACTAGCTTTGCTG agattcctggGCTCATATTATCTGCTGCGATTGTGGATCGGATTGGCCGCAAGCTCTCCATGTCATCTATGCTTTTTGTAAGCTGTGTGGTCTTAATTCCACTGCTTTTTGCTCAGACAGAAGAATTGACGACCGCGCTTCTATTTTGTGCAAGGATTAGCATCTCAGCGAGTTTCACCATCGTCTACATCTATGCTCCTGAG ATATATCCAACCTCTGTGAGAACTTCCGGCATCGGCATCGCAAGTTCGGTAGGAAGGATCGGCGGCATAACGTGCCCTCTCGTGGCCGTCGGCCTGGTCCATGGCTGCCACCAATCTGCAGCAGTTCTTCTGTTTGAGCTTGTGATCTTCCTCTCGGGAATTGCcgtgtgtttgtttcctttcgAAACCAGCGGCCGCAACCTCAGCGATTCGACACCCAGTTAG
- the LOC122051607 gene encoding organic cation/carnitine transporter 7-like isoform X1 has translation MVLQIGDGVSSFTMDDALLSIGFGKFQALVLCYAGMGWISEAMEMMLLSFVGPAVQLEWNLSPQQESFITSVVFAGMLLGAYSWGIISDIHGRRTGFLFTALVTSGAGFLSSFAPNYLSLLLSRFMVGIGLGGGPVLASWFLEFIPAPHRGKWMVIFSAFWTIGTIFEASIAWAIMPRFGWRWLLAFSSLPSFLLLLFYVVTPESPRYLCMKGQICDAMQVLEQMARANSKGMPLGMLISDNQEMELEEITDHSEATHLVEIENGTNGSSDKDTDTKNEGISALRRLLSQKLIRTTLLLWMVFFGNAFSYYGIVLLTSELSNGNRICAAKVTESNQTTNDNLYKDVLITSFAEIPGLILSAAIVDRIGRKLSMSSMLFVSCVVLIPLLFAQTEELTTALLFCARISISASFTIVYIYAPEIYPTSVRTSGIGIASSVGRIGGITCPLVAVGLVHGCHQSAAVLLFELVIFLSGIAVCLFPFETSGRNLSDSTPS, from the exons ATG GTATTGCAGATTGGCGATGGGGTCTCTTCATTTACCATGGATGACGCCCTTCTATCCATTGGGTTTGGCAAATTCCAGGCACTGGTGCTTTGCTACGCGGGAATGGGTTGGATCTCAGAAGCCATGGAGATGATGCTCCTCTCTTTTGTTGGGCCAGCTGTTCAGTTGGAGTGGAATCTTTCTCCTCAGCAGGAGAGCTTCATCACCAGCGTCGTATTTGCTGGTATGCTCCTAGGTGCTTACAGTTGGGGCATAATTTCTGACATCCACGGAAGGAG GACAGGTTTTCTTTTCACAGCTCTAGTAACTAGTGGAGCTGGTTTTCTTAGTTCTTTCGCTCCCAATTATTTATCTTTACTTCTTTCACGGTTTATGGTTGGGATTGGATTGGGTGGTGGGCCTGTGCTTGCTTCATGGTTCCTGGAGTTTATTCCTGCTCCACACAGAGGTAAATGGATGGTCATCTTTTCAGCCTTTTGGACGATTGGCACAATATTTGAAGCTTCAATTGCATGG GCCATTATGCCCAGATTTGGATGGAGGTGGTTGCTAGCTTTTTCATCCTTACCATCTTTTCTTCTGCTCCTATTTTACGTTGTCACCCCCGAGTCGCCAAGGTACCTTTGCATGAAAGGACAAATCTGCGACGCTATGCAGGTTTTGGAACAGATGGCCAGAGCGAACAGCAAGGGAATGCCTTTGGGCATGCTTATCTCCGATAACCAAGAAATGGAATTAGAGGAAATAACTGATCATTCTGAAGCCACACATCTAGTTGAAATTGAAAATGGGACTAATGGCAGCTCCGATAAGGATACTGATACAAAAAATGAAGGTATCAGTGCTCTAAGGAGACTTCTATCGCAAAAATTAATCAGAACAACTCTTCTTCTATGGATGGTTTTCTTTGGAAATGCATTCTCCTATTACGGTATTGTACTGCTGACATCCGAGTTAAGTAATGGAAATAGGATCTGTGCAGCGAAAGTCACCGAGTCAAACCAAACAACTAACGATAACCTCTACAAAGACGTGCTTATCACTAGCTTTGCTG agattcctggGCTCATATTATCTGCTGCGATTGTGGATCGGATTGGCCGCAAGCTCTCCATGTCATCTATGCTTTTTGTAAGCTGTGTGGTCTTAATTCCACTGCTTTTTGCTCAGACAGAAGAATTGACGACCGCGCTTCTATTTTGTGCAAGGATTAGCATCTCAGCGAGTTTCACCATCGTCTACATCTATGCTCCTGAG ATATATCCAACCTCTGTGAGAACTTCCGGCATCGGCATCGCAAGTTCGGTAGGAAGGATCGGCGGCATAACGTGCCCTCTCGTGGCCGTCGGCCTGGTCCATGGCTGCCACCAATCTGCAGCAGTTCTTCTGTTTGAGCTTGTGATCTTCCTCTCGGGAATTGCcgtgtgtttgtttcctttcgAAACCAGCGGCCGCAACCTCAGCGATTCGACACCCAGTTAG